A window of Chaetodon trifascialis isolate fChaTrf1 chromosome 3, fChaTrf1.hap1, whole genome shotgun sequence genomic DNA:
TTCCTTTTTACGCATTGCTTCTAAAATAATATCTGTGGACTTGAGACAAGCACCATTATATGTTGATTTGATAAGTTAATCAACCAGTGATGAAGACTGAATTCAGCTTCACTTCTAGCCGAATGGTAATGGTTTGTCAGGATTTAAACAGGATTCGGAGTTGAGGAAGAAACACACTGTGAAACAGCGCCACACAGCGGTTGTAGTCCACTTTCTTTTCAGTTCGCTTTGGTTTGAGCCTGTCTAGTCTGTTATGTTATCATATGAATCCTCATGTTTAGAAATTGATGATTtggaaactgaagcagctaaatggcaTTCAGCTATCATTAATTTTGTTAGTAAGACTTCAGGAGTTCATCCTGTGATGTGTGAAAATCTtcagtgtttactgtgtttaaaTGAACACTTTGCTCCAGTGTCCTAATACGCAGTAGCTTTTTGATGACAGTTGTCAGTATTTTCCAGACTTTACTTATCTTCAGTTGTATTAAAAAGAGTACAGACCGCTGTACAAACATGTAACTCATTGCAGAGAATATCATCGGTTTTTAGGTTTGTATGACAGTTATTGGGTTGACTGATGTGTTTCTAGGCCACCACCTAtcatatcacacacacgcagagtccTGATGAAGCAGTTTCTGAGTGTTAAACTCCCAAGcatatctattttttttattttgaacttTGATTGTTTCTTATTTAGTCATGACTATTTCTTGTTATTGGGAAATACTGAAGATTTTAGACAAGTTTTCACAGGGTTTACATGGCTGCTtcaatctgtctctgtctctttctccatgTAGTCTGATCCAACTCTGGAGAGACATTTCAAGGGTCACAGGGACACTGTGACAAGTGTGGACTTCAGCTGTAACATGAAACAGATTGGTAACTGCTccttcattttacattttgccttgtcattttattttatgtgtggTATGTTTTCCGCGGTCGTACACAGTGTGTTCGCTAACCTGTGCTcccttctctctcagccacaggCTCGATGGACTCCTGTGTGATGATCTGGAACATGAAACCTCAGATGCGTGCATATCGCTTTGATGGACACAAAGATGCCGTCATCTCAGTTCAGTTTTCTCCCTCTGGCCACCTGGTGGCCTCCGCCTCCAGAGACAAGACTGTGCGTCTTTGGGTGCCCAGCATGTGAGTTCTGAAGTAttccacatttgttttttcatctctATCATCTTTTATTGTATTCCACCACAAAGCTAACACAAAGGACAATGATGCTGactcataaaaacaacaaaactagACATTTACACCGAGTCACCTGCTTCTGCTCAGCACAGTAGAAGGCACACATTTCTGAACACCCACTgggttttgattttttttttttcttttcttttaaactttaactttggtgtgtgtgtgtgtgtgtgtgtgtgtgtgtacaggaaGGCTGAGTCAACTTCTTTCAGGGCACATACTGCCACCGTGCGCAGCGTTAACTTTTCAGGTGATGGACAGACCCTTGTCACAGCCTCTGACGACAAGACCATCAAAGTGTGGACCGTCCACAGACAAaagtttctcttctctctcaacCAGCACATCAACTGGGTCCGCTGTGCCAAGTAcgctgcatacacacatgcatatacattcatttttcaccCATAGATGGTGTTGGTTACTGCAGATATTTCTACTTACTATATCGTTTGTTATGTAGAAAAAATCTGGCCAGTTTTTGATCTATAATTTCCAATAAATCTCTTGCAGGTTCTCTCCAGACGATCGTTTGATTGTGTCGTCCAGTGATGATAAGACTATAAAGCTGTGGGACAAGAATAGCAGAGAGTGTATTCATTCTTTCTATGAACATGCTGGGTGAGGACTTGAACTGTGCATGGCAAAAATGTGGATAAGAAATGTTCTGATCCATGTaggtaaagtgtgtgtgggacAAATATTTACAGTGAGCGAACAAGCACcatctgcatttttttggtCAGTGTTCTggtatttttgtaaatgttggaTGTTTGGATGGATTCAGAGCATTATGTACTGCGTGTCATTTATTAGTATATTTTTAGAACAACAGACTCCCATTTCACTGATGTTTCAGCAACAACAATTGAAAAAGGTGACAGGTCTTATAACCTTATGTCCTGATGCTGTAATTGAACACCTACTCATTCATTCCAAACGTCTCTGAATGCATCAGCTACAGTGTTGTGTggcacataaacaaaacacaatgtgatgatTTGAATCAGGGTTTTAAAAGGCTCAAACATTCCAAGTCAAACTTTTGGTTGTGGTAGTATTTTAGAAcgtttgttttgtgttatttcaaTGAATCACATACACAAAAGCTCGACCAATGACCTCATTTTCCCATATCTTTCTCCAAGCTATGCAAACCATGTGGACTTCCATCCCAGTGGAACGTGCATCGCTGCGGCAAGTACTGACAACTCTGTCAAGGTGTGGGACATCAGATCCCATAAGATGCTACAGCACTACCAAGGTAAAGTCACCTGAAAAGCTGTTTGAAGGAAGTATTCAGCTTACCGTCATGTCATTTGAAAATCAGTTACTGTAACTTACAGCTGTTATATAGAAAGATGTTTCATGCTGGATCCCTAACACAGAGAAGAAACCACAGCCCAGTGTTCGTGTTTGGGAGAAAAATGTCTTGGgattagaatcagaatcagaatccaCCTTACTGGCCAAGTATGTGTACTCTTACGAGGGGGACCAACCCTGGTTTTAAATTGCTCTCAATGGACTGACATACAGTTCCAAGACAAATTTACCAGACAATAGAAATAGACATACAGCTGAAAACATCCACATTGTCATCCACTCCCACcagtctctgcagtacagtgaaGCTTCATCtttaaacagtgaaaaacacgACTGAGCCTCTCTGCAAATCACTGAAATAACACCAAGATAAAATGAAGCTTTAAAGCTCATGATTAAAGTGCTAATCAAGATTCATGATTTCTTGCATATTCAATAAAGCAAAGGTTGATGCCTTTCGTCAGCCTGCCAGTCAGTCTGATTGTTCTAATCAGCTCTCTTAAATGGATTTGAGTTGTGAGATCTAATAATGGATAATCACATCTGTCTGAGGAGTCAGGGCATGAAGATAaaagcctctcctctcctctcctctcctcttctttcttctcctgaGCCTCTCCACACACTGTCGCTATTTACCAATTGTGCTTTAAATGTAAAGTTGTGTTCGATACCCATGAGAATTATTGGTAATTGGTAGTTTGTTTAATTGTCTTTGTTTAGTGTTGGGTGGTTAATTCctctgggtttgtgtgtttaccttgcTCACTATCCTTGCATGAACCCGGGCCATACCAAACAATAGGTTCCCCCTGTTCTCAGTGCAGTTGGATGCAGCTTTTCGGAATTTTTTGCAGCTATAGGTATCGGTATGTGTGTCATAGCATCTTACAACCAGCAGAGGGAACATGTCCCTCGTCAAATGTCTGCTGTTCTCATTCTATTTCAGTCAAGAACCCAGTCACCACATGGTAGAATCATTTCAGGTCCGGGGAAGTTTTGATTAGTTGCCATCGGCTACTGTACTTGACGTTATCGTACTTGATGATATGTGCTAATGTAAACCTGATGTTAAGCCTCTCTCAAGTAGCACAGCGACCGAGCCATTGAGATGTACAGCAGCACTGTACTTCACTGGGACCTAGGCAACCATGTTAGCAAACATCTGCCCTGCTGAGGTGACCTTGAGCAAGATGCTGAACTCTTAATGCcactgttaataataataataatagtatcattttaatgttaaatCATTTCATGCTATTAAACAGGCAGAACAGGTGAATAAAGCTGAAAATACAGTGAAGCCCCTTTGTTACCTCAGGTTGCATTTCAGTTtgaattacagtaaaaaaatatctgtttgtcttaaagtcagtgtgtgtgtgtgtgtgtgtgtgtgtgtgtgtgtgtgtgtgtgtgtgtgtgtgtgtgtgtgtgtgtgtgtgtgtgtgttttccagtccacagtGGTGTGGTGAACAGCCTGTCTTTCCACCCAGCTGGTAATTTCCTCATCACCGCGTCCAGCGATTCCACATTGAAGATACTGGACCTTGTAGAAGGCAAACTACTCTATACGCTGCACGGACACCAGGTAGatgcgtgtgcgcgtgcacacacacacactcacagacagagaATACAGCTCAGATATCCTACAGGCCTAACTGTGGAGCATACCTAGTCACGATCACCATCGGTTATGTCTGcagtctgctctgctgttcctgagtgtgtgcgtattactctgtgtgtgtgtgtgtgtgtgtgtgtgtgtgtgtgtgtgtgtgtgtgtattactgaaGGTTTGGTGTGGACAGTTACGTGTGAGTGCCTTTGACATCTCCTTTGTGCATGTTTGATTGTCTgaagtgtgtatgagtgtgagtgtgtgcgtatgATGCCTTTTTTGTATGTGGTGTATTTTAGTTCTTGCCAGGCAGCCCACTCATGATGACTCGTCTCAGGGTTGTTGGAAGGAAACAGAGCTGTGTTTCTGCCTCCGTTCCTCTggatcctctcctcctcttcttcctcctcctctctgtttccgtCCCGTCCCTTTTCTCTGACTTTAACACTCCTGTCCATGTGTTCTGGGGATGTTTTACAATTGCCGCCATCATTGTCAcccttgttttcctccttgtcCTTCTCTGTTTGctcccacctcctccctttcttctAACTCTCATGTCCTCACATTTTGGCCCGGCGAGTTGGCCGGACGGCTCGCTGACTGTATCTGTTTGTTTGAACAGCTGATGGATTGGCTTGCTGGCTAGTTGTGGAAATCAGTGGCTTGCCAGTACCACATGTGGTCCATCTGTTTATCTATCCCTCTGTACACGTTGCCTgtctctcattctgtctttttttgtgggCGTCACCTGTGCTTCTCTTCAACCGGTTGCCAAGATTCTTCTCTTTTTCAAGATAAAAAGCACTTTTTCCCCATCTCTCGTCACACCTCCAAATTTGTCATCTCCTGCACTCTGTCTCCATGTCTGTTGTTGTTCCTTTTGGCTCAGTGGTGACTCCGGCAATCTGTTGGTGCTGGGAGCGCTCTGGGTGTTAATTGTCTCTCCAGTCGCATAACTAGAGATGGGAGAGACCCCCATCTGTTCGGTGTGGGTGTGTaggtttatgtgtgtttacatgtctgCTTGCATGTGttctgtatatgtgtgcagaCCTATGTGCATGCACTGTGTATGAAAACACATGAGGGGGTGTTTTTTCTGATGGATCTGACAATCGTGTTGTTTACCTCGCTTCAGGGGGACCATACCTGGCTGGGTTGAATCAGCCTAATTCAAGTCGAtttgtctctctgctcctctgtctgacAGCTGAGTTTCATAGTGTGATCCTTAGTACATGAGTACGCTTTAGACCCCACAAAAGACATGAGATGctaatgttttcagtgttaaaaTGCCCTCTTAACCAGTTGTGCATGTCGATGTATAGGTTAATTTTCATACACActcacccacatacacacactggtAACAGCTTCATTTAGCCTGGGGCGAACAGCTCCCTTTGACTGGGGCTGTAAGTGCAGTGTGAAAAGCCTATGAGGCAAAAATTGAAGTTCGCTAAACGAAGCTCTGTGTGGGAACATTTCTTCCAGAGAGTCAACATAAGCTAAATGTAAATTGTGTGATGCTGCTGCGCTTTAGTACTATGCTGTACCACATTAAGAACGAGCAGCTGGCTGCTTGCAGCCCCAGATCATGTTGCTGCTAGCCGGGgggagaaaatgtgatgtttgcCAGTCCGAGGCCATCACCTTGTTGGTGTGATGGAGACCCACGTGCTGCCAATCAGTGTGGTAGAGGACGAGGGATTCAAAGAGCTAGTTTGGTACCTAGATCCCGAGTGCGTTATGCCAGTGAGAGCTactgtgacacactgaaaaagctgaaaagatGATTCCAGTTAGCCAGGGCAGACAAAGCAGTTATCATGCTGTTGTATTAAAGGTATCCTGTGGTGTTTTGGGCCAATAGGAGCACTATGAACAATGTTTGTTTAGATTAcatccctgttttgtttgtatctcGTGCATGTGCACAAGGGTGCACATGGTGCATACCTGTGATGTGATAAACAGTCCTGCAAATGGTTTTATGCTATTCCACTGATCGTGTTGATAAAAAATGTAGCATTGCACCAACAAAGGCAAGTAAGAAGAAGATACCCATCACTGCCAGCGATTTCAACCGTGGCCACTAATCAATCACCTTGATCACCCCTATTAAAGAGGAGttggaagaggatgaagaaatgATAAACACGATTTTAATGTTTAAGGGCTCATGCCAAGAAATTTGTCCAGGGGATCCTGTAGAACTGGCTATATGCTAAAAATATACCCAGTAAATGCTATTTACCTAAACTTTTAAATACAATTAGTCTAGTTTTAACAGAGAGCTGGATGCCTTCTGTGTCTCATGCTGTCAGCGGCTcctacagcaaacacaaagtaaaagcGACAAGCCTCCGCTCTAAGATATCTACTTACCTAAACCTCCATTATTATTAAACCCTCATGTTTCGATCGCATTTTGACCGGCTTGCCAACAGAGGGCCGAGCAGGCGCCGCTAAAGGACAAGTGGTCTGCCTACATGGTTGATGATGAGCCACTTCACTGCTGATCCCTGTAAGCTTGTTATCATCTAGATCCACTTTTGCAGTATCATGTGTTTAGTTTTTCTAATAAATGACTGATTCCTCCTCATCAGAATGCAAGAGATCCTGGAGTCGGATGACTTTTAATAATAAGGTTGCAAACACCTGCTGGGGTTAATTAGCTACTCCACGCTAACATCCAACCTTTGGAGGTCAGACACAAACGAAACCTCACTGTTCTTTTGTCCCTGTGTCATAAACAAATTCAGATGACTGTTATGAGGCTGAATAACTTTAACATTCACACAGACTGCCATCAGCTGTCGAAGGGGGCGTCTGCCGACCGTGATTAACCCAAACATCTCTGCTTCCACTGCCAGCGTATATGTGTTCAGTAATCAACACATAAATCATCcgctcagtcagtctgtgtaGCGTGTTCGACCCTTTGTCAGCACACAAATTGGTGATGTGTCGTTGCAGGAATCTTAATATGCTCCTCAGACCATGTGCTtgcagaaggaggagagggcagGAGTTGGATTAAAATGCATCTTTTGATGTCCTAAGACCAGACGTGCACTGATGCAATTAATCCAGTTGATACAGTGTACCAATCTGGAACGAGtgctctttgttcttttcttaATTAAGGTATCTGTAATGGCTCTTAGAGGCCTCTTTTAATAACAGCATAGAAAATACAGCCGTGTATGTAATTGTTTTTCATAGTCATAACTTTAGCACCATGTGGGGCCTGTCTGCCTTTAGAACCCCTGTTCATTTATCTGTACGTAAGATGTGCCAGCCAGGTTCGTTGCCCTGTCAgactctcactgtgtgtgtgtgtgtgtgtgtgtgtgtgtgtgtgtgtgtgtgtgtgtgtgtgtgtgtgtgtgtgtgtgtgtgtgtgtgtgtgtgtgtgtgtgtgtgtgtgtgtgtgtgtgtttgtctgcccATGGCAAGTGCCAGCCTGGCAGCAGGCATTagtcagagcagagacagaacatgCTGTCTGTCAGGCCGTCGCGTTGCCATAGTGACACTGTCTGCTTCTCTCAGGTGCTTCTGGGAAACCATTCCTCACCCAAACCAGCCTGTCTGGGTGCCAGCCACAGGACATGgctcctttttttcctgctcagcagcctccctgcgtgtttctttccccctcttttgtttgttctcGCCTTCATCCTCTCTTTGAACGCAGTCAGAGGGCTCAAGCTGTAATCGTTGACCCCATTCTGCACCGTGAGGTGGAGAAAAGAataaactgagagagagagatttatgAGTTTTTGAAGCTagagtcatacacacacacacacacacacacacacacacacacacacacacacacacacacacacacacacacacacacacacagagcatgccAAAGTCCTGACATCCCCGATGATGCTTTTTGGCACTGACCATGTGTGACCTCACCCCACCTGAGTCTTGCTTTCTGTTATTGATTGCTCTGCTACAAacccaccccctcctccacacacatacatgcagatCTGCTCTGACTAGTAGTTTTCTATCCTCagatggtttaaaaaaaaaagagtttttacTAAATGCTGTGagcaacagacacaaaaaaaccccacttaATCCTCTCCAGCTCTCGTCTTGTCTCTGTATGTTACATGTGATTTTCAAAGTGCTTTCTGCCGTGCGTTTTGTTGAATTATGTAGCGTTTACTTTCCCCCGTATTTTACATCAACACCTacagtttcactgcagctgtaTGACttggcagaagaaaaaaatgaattattcataTAATTCAAAGATACCATGTGTAGGGtttgaagatgaatgaatgCGCTGACTGTAACACAAAGAGCATCATTTTCACAGGGATGGCTTCATTTTCTTCTaagaactgttttttttttgattgatcTGACtaaattatttcttttctaaattaatcattttgtctaTAAGTTGATTTTAATAAATGCCCATCGCAATCTTCTAAAGGTCAAGGTTGCGTCTTTAAATTGCTAATAGCCAATCCTAAAAATATCCAGTGTAacgtaaaacaaacacaagcagcgAATGCTCACAACTTTTTGTTATCACCTCTGTTCtccagccctctctctctcttcccctctctccagGGTCCAGTGACCTGTGTGGCCTTCTCCAAGACAGGAGAGTACTTTGCCTGTGGAGGTTCTGATGAACAGGTGATGACAGATTGATTGGCTTGGTGGTTTCTCGATTTCTAGAGGTCCATATCATGTCCGTCCTCATACCattgacagtgaaaccaaaggATATATTAACAGACAGAACTGTATTTATGTAGCACATCTCATTCTTTTTATAGGAGTCTTGGTTGTTTTACTTTGGTGTATTATTTTTGGAGATGAAACAATATATTCACCTTGCAGGTAATGGTGTGGAAGAGCAACTTCGACTGTGTTGAATGCAGCGATGGTGTCAGGCTGCAACATAAATCTACTCCCAGCTTGAAGGCTCCACCAGCCAGCTCCACAGCTCACCCAGCCTTTTACTCACATCCATCTGTGCTCCGCAGCCAGGTAGGTCCAGACAGCTGGAGACAAGCACGGCGAACTGGCAGCGAATCTACTTTGATGTCCTATTTAGATCCAGCGTTTTATGCATTCCCCTTTGCTCCTTTACACAAATTACttttccatctcctctcctAACACGTCCAACCCTTACGAACATGCACACATTGCTATTGTCCTCAGGTCATAAATACATACCTGTTTAGACTTCACCGGGAAATTTTTACATCATGTGTCCAGTTTTTGGCAAGCTAGGTTTCGATTGTGAGCTAATGTACGAATGAGTTTTCTGTTGCTTAAACTTTAGTGGAGCAGCGCTGCCTCTTTTTCAGTcgaattttatttatttatttttggtattttcTGCTTTGTGGGATACTTTGACAGAAGAAGATAGAGACaggaggttgttgttgttgttatttggTTTGTCTCTTAGACACCAGTCACCAGGAGGTCCCatatttcagctgcttttattgGATTGTTCCAAAATGTTAAAGGTTGTTATATGTTATATCACGATGCGATCATCTGGAACTTTATGATTTAGAGCACAAGGATTTCCATAACTGTAGCAATGCCTGTTGGTGCCAGAGGCTACAGATTATAATAAGAAACGTTTTGGAGATAATGGACAAGATACTGATGACTTCGATATTGGTGGAGCTTTTGCAATAGTGTGGTTATGTCCTGAGGCTTACGCAAGCAAAGCTCTTATGAAGACTTCAAAATGGTGTAAAAGCCAAAGTTGGCCAATGgggtatgtacacacacagagagatatgTCTATGTACGTACTAAGTGATTGCATTAGCCCACAAAAAGCCTAATTGAAACAAATGTGCACATAGAGTTGCATACatgtgtgctgtctgtctctaaAGGAAACATAAAGGAACACACGCACAGATGCCCCTCAGTGTTTCATGCTGTCAGTGCGGCTGGCTTATTTCCTCCCTGCATATCCTTCCTTTGAAGTCTGCAGTGTGGCCCAAAGCTACACTCATATCTCACATGCAGGGCGAGAAATACCTACTTATTCCCGCAAATACACTTTGATATGGAGGAAGGTTTATTTCCTATCTGTCTGACCACATGAAATAGATTAAATATTAATCTGTGCTCACTTAATGAATACATCTGATCATTTTTTTGGTTATACTACAGATGagttttgaaaatgtaaaagacGATGACAAATtatcaattgaaaacagcagtaaGAAGTAATGAAGTACGATTGTGTTCAGTGTGCTTGCTCCAACGTAAAGGAAAGATGTCAACTGAAATGTTATTCTTAAATTTCTCCTCATGTGGCATTTCCCAAAAGTCCTATTTGAGTGTCTTTATATTAGACATTTGTAACTTAATAACACTTTAATGCCATTAGTCCTAAAGCCATTGCAATCCATGTGACACTGCACTATCCTGATTCttagtgtttttatttaatttgacaGTTAAGAGCTTTGGA
This region includes:
- the poc1a gene encoding POC1 centriolar protein homolog A; the protein is MTSVLSDPTLERHFKGHRDTVTSVDFSCNMKQIATGSMDSCVMIWNMKPQMRAYRFDGHKDAVISVQFSPSGHLVASASRDKTVRLWVPSMKAESTSFRAHTATVRSVNFSGDGQTLVTASDDKTIKVWTVHRQKFLFSLNQHINWVRCAKFSPDDRLIVSSSDDKTIKLWDKNSRECIHSFYEHAGYANHVDFHPSGTCIAAASTDNSVKVWDIRSHKMLQHYQVHSGVVNSLSFHPAGNFLITASSDSTLKILDLVEGKLLYTLHGHQGPVTCVAFSKTGEYFACGGSDEQVMVWKSNFDCVECSDGVRLQHKSTPSLKAPPASSTAHPAFYSHPSVLRSQASEPSEHVNGQDSHTAAYAQSGSRSGSHSRATHFHTYRNPSTNSSSTHQTQTQGLPQRSPQVQAQSSDGGVPPGLASTLEHIIGQLDILTQTVSILEQRLTLTEDKLKECLENQMEIGLRLQGQEED